agattataaaagtaattacttttatttttcagggCCACAACATTTAGTATAACAGTTTTAAAAGAAGACTACAACGAAGATGCAGTCATGCGTCTCCTCCAAATTCTTCTCAAGTACGACATGATTACGGAGTATACAAAAGTGTTGCAGTTGTTGTTcaattataaatgtaagtattcCAATCATTTAAGATATCTTCTAGTATTCATTTAATACAGATGGAGAGATTACCCAACATGCTACTTATATACACTGatatagtcttacttataaaaatttctcTCTCTTCCCTCTTCAACTATTAATCACCagcgatgtttaattttgatagctatttaagcaatgcttaaccacctcttaacgctaaaactagtttataagtaaaatgtttGGTAATTGGTGGCGTGGCAAAGCGattgattaaataataagacaaatttataagtaagactatattttcaataaaaatgtgcctattttcatttaacatttgtaataatgtttagatgtttgcaTGAACTTAGAAGTATAAGCATAATTGCCGAATGGATTAAGATTAAATTCGGCTCACAGATAAACTgtgtcctggattaatataatataggctaTTAATATTCCTGTAATGTGCCCTCTGTAGAATAATCAATGTTTTTAATCAGattctttaaatagatggcactgaTGTTTTCCGAATGGTGCTATGGATTGTTATAGTGGTGTAGGAACATTTTAAGGAGAATATCTAAGAGCGTAAAGCTATGTGCAATActgagtaaataaattataaaaaaccaaCTCTTTTAACATAcccaattattttattgcagacCGAACATGTTTTTGTGAGGgtcataataaaatcaaaattattacttacttaaatatCTGTtaccacaaataaattatagatttttataaaaacaaaaagtatgtttttgttttttttacagagagttataattattatgtgaatttatttttatataaacatttactGTTTGATCTTCAGTTTGGTTGAATTTTGGGATTTAATCTAAATTAAGTAACAatgtttaatacttatttatttcaacttaATCATTAAGTATTGGAACATCCACTTTTATGTCCCTTACTGTTATTATGCATGTAGTAAATGAGTTTCTATCTACAACAGatcccaaaataaaattaaaaaaataattaaatctcaGCCGAAATGTTCAACTAAGAATTCGAGGCATACCATAAGAATTGGAAAATATACAAacgtattgtaatatttttgtatttatacgaATCGATGCggggtttatttttataacgtcaCTTCCCTCCCCCATCGCATTGGCGACGTCAATGGTCTATGACGTGACATATTATACCCGGTTGGGTAATCAccgattaatttttaattacacctTTTACCATTGTACTTAAAATGGCATGTACTAATTAGATACCTATTTTTAATTACCTCTTAAGTAAATACCGCGTCATACCAAGTGTATGACAAACACCGTGACGAACGTTACTTAGTACTTACGTAATTTTTCtggggaaaatattttttttgatgcCGTGCAGTCTTTAGAGAAGGCGGACAGTTATGATGACATCTGATAGATCGTGACGCTGAACTGAGTCCCTAACACTATATACATCCAACACTTGCATGCCAACCAAAACCTCGCGGTGACCATCTAACGTATAAGGAGCGGTTACGTGCACCTTAGGTGAGGGTCGCTTTTATATCAACTGCTAACGCTCCCCTCCCCCCCGCTTTGTAGCCCCTGTCTATAAGATGCACACCAAAGCATGGTCCAAACGTCTACGGCAGTATTATGCTATCATAGTGGATGGAGTACCATTGCCGCTCACCTCGGGATCGCACGATGTACGAAAGTATAAAGGGCACAGTTACAAACTCCGACCCGTCATCATGAGTCCGTTGcattccactgctgaacataggcctctcccaaggtaagGCACAGAGACCGGTCTGTTGCTTTATGCATGCAGTCACTGCCGGTCTCTTGTGCAAGATGTCCCGCCATTTGGCCAGAGAGCGCTCCACgttacgtttgccaagacgcggttTCCACTCCAGAACACACTGCGTGCTGCAATCCACGACTGCGCGCCCACAACCCCAtaatggcccctattagtcgcctcttacgacaagCAGGGGCTATCGTGATGAATTTCTTCAAACGCCTCCATACACAGGGCGAACCTAATACTTACCTGTCCGTTTCCTCGTTTCGTTTAATTTGCTTGCGatttatttgtatcttttattttataactgtgTGTGTGCTCTacaatatatcattttataagaAACAGCATTTGGATTAAgtgatgttaataaaaaaaaatactcattgCGCAGTTACAATATGAGTGcgatatttgttttaacattaattaataataacttgcTGTACTAGTTACACACTTAAAATGctcttaaataattttgaattgtatAGAATCTAAAAGTGATTTTCGGATTATGGTTCAATTTACAACAGTGAACAGTGTGATAGTGACAGTAGTATGGATTGTACAATAAttagtacttaattaatatacacACACACCGCTTTTTTACACGTAACTAATGCACTTGAGTTTCGTTTTGAGTATTCCTTCTAACGTTAGGATGAGACTATCGTTATATTCAGCATAAATTCCAGGCTCAATCACTTTTCTCGACCTTGGATTTGAGCCCGAGCCCTTTAGCGCGGAGAAGCCAACAAACAGAAGCATTAAATATATGTAGATTAGTGTAGAGAATATTGAAGTTCTTTTTAACTATCTTTAAGGAAACAAATGTTCCTTTGTAAGAGTCTCGTGTCGTACTTACACAGGGTTAATAACTTCGCCTGCGAAGCGATAAgcactatttatatttagtaaagtttatgtaatcaatttatattgtttttccgCTTTTGTAACAGGAActgtgtatataaataatatcagccttgtattatatactgtcccactgctgggcacgggcctcctttacttctgagggggattaggccttagtccattaTGCatgcctagtgcagattggcagacttcacttaCCTTCCAAATTCTTATAGTAAACCTTTCcggtgtgcaggtttcttcaccatttttctttcaccgttaaaacaagcgatgattcacaaaaaatgcacacataatcttagaaaattttgaatgtgtgcccttgggttttgaacctgcagacattcgtctcggcggtcTGTTTCACActcaactacgctatcgccgcttgttattattaaattattattataatattaattattatgagttAGACTTTGCACCCATATAACTCAATTCCTGTCGGTTTCTCTTTCGTCATTTAtgttaaaatctaattaccattagaacgatttccagttggcatttatgcatattattacattatggctttcggaaaatttaatccttcgccactgctttgCACTATAGACTCTTGATAGCTCGACGGCCAATAACAAAGTGTTCCTTTCTACTGGTGTTTATTCTTTTGATTTGAATAAGTGTTTTGCAactaatttttactttttaattcttaaaattattataaaacaacacaCTTGTTTTATAAGTTGAATATCATAGTATTGTGAGATgggtttttatgtataataaaataatataaaataggggCAATGGTCTTTGACAGTGAAGATGGCCCATGTGCAGTTCCACCTTGTTCTCACACGGAAGTATTTTTCCTAAGTTAATATACAACATTAATTAATCATCAATAAATATTGCGCGTAAATGTGCCAAATGTATGCTTGGCAGATATTGAAAATGGCACATTTGAGACATATTTATCACGCAACTTCAATGGTCCGTTATCAATTTGTGTTAGTTTAATAAGGTCGACTCCCGTTGTTCTCATAATCTTGTTTGAACAATTAATTCGTTAGATGGATATTTggcttttgtttattaaaattattactttgcaTCATTATTAACCAATGgtaaattgactgcctcggtggcgtagttgtactgcgtgcgcggtacggcagcgctctgaggtcctgggttcgaatcccaggttgggcaaagtgatatttgggtttttctgctcagtatcagcccggagtctggaatttgtgcccgatatggcgataggctcgccccctatcacatcatgggacggaacacacttggcgaaaagtgggtgccatggttgcgccggataaaatgcgtgatgttgtgtgtgtgtgtgtgtaaatttaTGACCTACGGATAACGTCTTATCGTTATATGTTCCTAAGTTTGTTACTTACCACTCAAATAAGATCCGAAACTCCTTTATTGCATTTTTACCATTCATAAGAATCGAAGTGCAACGATTAGGCAAAGTAACTGACAAAATTTGttgattaattcaaaatataaacaatgtctAAATTCCAAATGATAACTCAATTTATGTTCCGATAAAGTATTGAGTGAAGCCGATGTTGTCAAAGCTTACGATGCTAATCTTTGCCCTAATGAACTCGGCTCAGTACTGCCGGTATGTTTGCTTAGTTATCGAGGGACGTGTTTTGACTGACTAcgagaaatttataatttattgaaataaaactattatagggattttattgtggttttttatattataattttctcccgacgtttcgaagacttcagccttgaaatatatatttatttataattgtaaaatgtaggtagatactgtCACTTTGTCATTTCGGACGACTAACACCACAGttcctcgtgaccatgaaggctgcaaagtcttcgaaacggcggGAGAAGATtataaaaacgcgataaaattcgtaaaatagttttatttcaatgtctaacattatttaaaaattaaataaagaacttGGTTGCGAAAAGCCAATTATTGCTTTTTGCTTATGAATTTTTCCCCAATTCTTATAAGCGAATGAATTAAGCGTGACATTCGAAATGTTGTtcatattcttatatttatttattaaaaaataaccctGAAATTGTGAAACAGACGTGCACAaagtcatttttaaaaaccGTGTCATCTTAGAAAGTTAGTTTTCATTTATAACCTATATTCGATATGATGTAATGTAACATGCTTCAATGTATAAAAGCTTTTTTTGGTTATTGTAAGTCGCTGATAACATTCATTGTTATTTCTTAAATGCGTTTAAACTTTTGGATACTATAAAATCATTGAAGCCAAAGGTAAaagaagtaatataaaatttaaacctaCTTTTGTGCCTTCCTCGTAAATGTCTTTGGAAAGATAGACCTAGACGCGTTAACCGTCTTCGACGCATTACGATTACGGGTTCGTCTAGTAAATGTGTAGTTAGTCAACTCAACAGTCTGCCAGATTGACGTAGTTTTTACACTGCCCCGTCATTATATCAAGGTTTACGCTGTATCCATAGACAAcagtgacgaagggtccatataacccgattcctaccggcttcactttcgtaatttatgtaaaataatttttttattagaatttgcagagcgcatttatgcatattagtagtaccatgaagttgtgttgggttctgtattggaaaatgtcacccttcgcctaCTGCTAGACCCGTTTGATGTTAAATTTATCGGCCGCGAGTTTCATTTCTAAGTTATTATTTCATCATAAAGGTCTCAAATTTCTAATTTGTCTGTGTTTGCTTTTACAGTAAGGAACAAAGACATCCGAGGTTGCACAGAAATCATTAGGAATTGCGAAGTCCTTGGAATAAGCTTGCCGTCTAGTCAACAAGGCAGATATATTAAGATGCTGATTGACGGTAAAAGTCAAGACGTTAAAGTAACTGCAGAAAAACCACATGTGCCGAAGAACttcaaacttaaattttaatcgtatgtgtaaatattgtagttagtgtaaataaatgtttgttttaagttttgtttattttaatctacTTTGATGTTGGCGTACAGAATAGACACTGGATTTGTTATTTAATCTTTGTCTTCGCAAAATAATAAgccgataataataattttgcgaATTTGATACCTTACACTGTTACAGGATGGACAGACGATGCGATTAAAGACGGTActtacttcttacaaatatatttaaaaaatttaatacattttcaaaaatatgaggaaatagattaatttgtaatccctgagactcgccggcTTCACCGCATGGTGACATTAAATGAGTGCCGCTGCCGAACCTGGTTTACAAGAGTTGCTATGGTGGGTGTGACAGCAGGAAATCTTCGTAATGATGAAGGAAATTTATCAATCCTATTGTAAAGCTACTTATTTTAAACTCATAAGGTCGCTTATGAATCATCGTGGCCAATTAACTCTTTTGTTCAgtgttttaacttttattaaatttaacacgCTAATCcgtttaaatgaaaatatttgctaaCATAGTGTAACGTATAAAACAGAAATTAACTACATTTGAATTAAGTATTCTCTGAAGAGATAAAGTGTAATTGGAATTAAAAGTTATCAGTAGTTTATAGATGATGTTACTACTTGATCATAGGAAgtcaataataatgttattattatgtcatgtgtattattatttatattg
This is a stretch of genomic DNA from Manduca sexta isolate Smith_Timp_Sample1 unplaced genomic scaffold, JHU_Msex_v1.0 HiC_scaffold_2628, whole genome shotgun sequence. It encodes these proteins:
- the LOC119192332 gene encoding uncharacterized protein LOC119192332 → MKGNSERGLSILKYCYLKYENRRTFYRLLFRELIQDSVLNRSEASMVIFKRYTLEFSSVWSDHYPLVCFWFACWSSSWFSDHMLSDELLESSEPLLDIIKNKATTFSITVLKEDYNEDAVMRLLQILLKYDMITEYTKVLQLLFNYKLRNKDIRGCTEIIRNCEVLGISLPSSQQGRYIKMLIDGKSQDVKVTAEKPHVPKNFKLKF